The nucleotide window TACCCATGGACTTGGGGAACAGAACACACTTCCAGCCACAGTCCAAATATGTTCTAATAAAACAAGGGGGAAAAGGTGAAACATAAATGTAAAGTTATTATATGGAtcatagaaagaaaatttggacattaaaaatgaaatatttacttataccttttccactgctttttcatttattaGTGGTCCTTGGGTAGTTTTTGCATCAAATCCATTTCCAACATGTAGTTCTTGGCTTATAGCTTTAGCAAACTTTTCCACAAATTCATCATGAATTCCCTTTTGCACCAGGAAACGGTTTGTGCAAACACaagtctgaaaacaaacaagataAGACAAAACTCCTTTAGTTTGCATTGTATTTAATCCATCTATTAATTCATTCTGGCCTTCACGCCACAGAATCAGGTTACTACACTGATAtcccctgcctctcctcccttACCCTAAGCTGTTACCCAGCTATGCCATTTCTTTCATTACCCATTTCactttagaaataaaacttcaatAAGCTGTGAGTGGGTGTGTGAAATATGTCACGCTGCTAAGTTGATTACGCTGGGGAAATGTTTTGTGAGTTTTGTGGACTCAGATATATGGATCAACCAAGGTCCAGAAGCTGCATGAAATACCTTCTAATTAGACTGCAGAATGCTGGACTGAGCAGCAAAAACTCAAATCTCACTTAGTGCTCAGGGGTCTTTTTTCTAACTCCTTTATTATCTGAGTTTGAGTTTGCTTTCTTcctgaaatttgtttttaagtGCTTTCAATGATCTATTTATTTGTGCTATCCctttgctctgaaaaaaatatatgcgATTTCAGTGTTGCTATTTAGACTTGCTGGTAACTGGCTTTAGTGCCCAGAGCCATTTGTGAGCGCAGCACCTTTCTCTTCACAATGAAGTGTTCTATGCTTTCCTTTTACATAAAATAGCTCTTCATTGTCTATAAACATGGACAAAAATTCTCACCTGTCCTGAGTTTCTATACTTAGAAGCAAGGGCTCCTGCGACAGCCTGGTCCACATTGGCGCTGTCAAACACAATAAAAGGAGCATGTCCTCCAAGCTCCATGGAAACTCTCTTCACAGTGCCAGCTGCATGTTTCAGCAAGATCTGTAGGCAACAGAAGAGATGAACACATCTGTACCTCTAATAGATGTGAACAGTGGATGCAAGGCAGTGAAAAATTAACTCTGGCAAGGAAATAATCTGCATCTTCTCTACAATGTTAGACCATCTCCATAGAAAAAAGTAACTTTCATCCATTAAAATCCTTAAAGATGAAATTCTGGCCAAGGACTAATGCAGAGAAAGATTTTTATCAACTTCAGGTGAGGTCAAAATTTATACATTAATATTgtcaagtttttttttgtttgttctatTCTTTTTTGATAATAAAATCTTGACTATTCTTACAAAAGTTTTCCAAGATCTGACAGAATTTGGTATTATGATTTGCCTTGATACCAGACTTTTTCTTCATTCTGCATACAGCCATCCTAGAGAATTGTCATTTTGTAGCCACACTCTGCAGTTTTAGTGATTCGATTAGAGATGGTGACAAGATTGCTTATTGACTACCATTGATAGCAGAGATTCCAGGGCCTCACTCTAATACTTTCTCTCAACTGCTGAAGCCACTCTTGAATGGCACCTTTGAAACTCAGTTTCAGTGTTCTTATTAGTATGTTTTCACCTTATGATATAAACCAAGAACATCTTGTACAGGACTGTTCACATCATAGTTTATTTAATAAAGGGCAGTTATTAAGAATTGCAGACAGGCACCCTTCCGTGAAGTACTGATGCTAAAACATATAAGCAGTATCTCAAGAGGTACACAATTACTTGGACAATCTGTATACAGTAGCCAGAAAAGAATGCTCTGTATAAAGGCACACACTTTCCCCCTAGCTTTCTTGTATAACCACAGTAATAATCTTCAAGGATATTCTGTCCACATATGTACCTTTCCTGTTGCTGTAGAGCCAGTAAAAGATATTTTGGATACCAATGGATCAGTGCATAGAACTTCCCCTACAGCTGCTGTCTGTTGTCTGGAACAAGGGACAACATTATATACTCCTGCTGGGATTCCAGCCTGGTTTGCAAGctgcaacaaaagaaaaacagaatttgcATTGTTAGTGCATTTTGTAAGAGCAATGATTGTTCattgttttgaagaaaacagtCTGTAAGTCAGTAGAAGCCAAAAGGACTCAGCACAACTAGGAACAGGTGCCACAGGTGCTTGAGAGAGCAGCTTTGCTCTGGTTTAAGCTGTCTGTGTTCAAAAGAACCAAATTAAAGATATAAGGATATATTTTGAGCATCAAAGTGGCCCAATCCACTTTGAGGCTCTAGACCATATTAGAGGCAGTTTCAAAGATTCTCAATACACTAAAACACCTGCATCAAGTCAGTTTGTCCTTTCTTCACATATGAAGCTGGCCAGAGCTACCTTCCAAGCCCATCTGATTCCCTCTTTACAGTATCAGTGCATTGTTGAGGAAAAGCTTAGCACTGAAAGCTCACCTCCCCAAGAGCTAATGCTGATAAAGGTGTGTCCTCTGCAGGTTTCACCACTACTGTACAgccagctgccagagctgcaccAACCTTCCGGGTAATCATAGCACTGGGAAAATTCCACTAGGAAGAGAGAAGATAGTACAATCAAAGTTGGGAAAATTTTGCCTCCTGTTTTTGCAGAAGTAAGTGACATTTTGAGCTGGGGACTGAGCTGAAAACCTTCACATGACTCAGAAAAGTTCAGCTATGCTTACTGGGGTTATAACGGCTGCCACTCCTACTGGCTGCTTCAGCACCAGGACTCTTCTGTCCTTTCCAGATGCTGGAATAACATCACCATAAATCCGTCGAGCCTCCTCTGCAAACCACTCCAGAAACGAGGCTGAATACGCAATTTCACCCTGTGCTTCTTTCAGAGGCTTCCCCTTTGATTAAATCAGATTGAAGATACATTGTAAGCAGCAATCGGAAGCAATACAAACAAATTCAAGTAATTTtggagtttcttttcttttcagagtaCTTTATGATCCCCTCCCTCTGACATACACTGTGATCTCCAGCAAGGATTACATGATTGCAGCAGCAATAGTTGTGTGTATTCAATATACCATCATTGTATAGTCAACAATTTGTATGCTGTGCCTGGATTCATACCTGCCTAGGACAAGGAAGAGAAATAGCAAATGTAGTATGCATTTTTTTACAACCTCTAAGTTAGCTGCTATTACCACTCTGAAGAAAGACACACATCATGGCAAAACAGTTACAAGTTTATGCCAGGGTTATTTGTTTTGGGAGTATTGCTTTCGACTACCCCCAGGTCTGATCCCGTGGACTGAATAACCATTAGCTGCTGTTACACaacagaggagctgctgaacTATCTTCCAGCAAGGTTTTGTCCAAAAGGACACCAGTTTGTGAGCTCCCAGACTACTCAGTGATACCGACTGTGTGAATCCAACTTGGAGACTTGCATGATTTTTCCCAGtcacatttctgcatttcttccacAGGGACTACGGATTAGGTGGATGTAAGATTTTGCATGCCATGAAGCACATCATGGGCCTGGTTTCCTCTGATTAGGTACTACCGTTATCAAGCCAATGCATTTTATATATGAACAGAGAAGGAATGTTTGAAACGTCACACACTGACCTAGCAGACAAATGCGGGTGCACAATATGCCTAAAGTTATTAAAAAGGACATGATGGCTAACTGGTGAAGCACGCAGGGAGAGGCTTGATAGCTGTCACTTTTACTTGGTGTCCCTGTTCGCCTGCCTGTGTTGGGTTTCCCAGCGCGAGTGCCAGCACGGGGCAGTTCCCGTGCCCACCCTCGCCGCCCCACTCACGTTCTCGGCTGTGATGATCCACGCCAGCTCCTCCTTGTTCTCCATCATCAGCTCGTACCATCTGCGGAGGCGCGCGCTCCTCtcctgggaggagggagagacaACGCTGCCGTGGCCGCCGCACGCAGGGACAGGGAAGCGAGGCCCCGGAAGACCCGACCGGACTGGACCGGACCGCCCCGAGGCCCCCTCGCCGCCATCTCCCGCGGCCGCTCACCTTGGCGGGGAGGCGGCCCCAGGCGCCGCCGGCTTCGTGCGCGGCCCGCACAGCCGCCCGCGCCTCGGCCGCCCCGCAGTCGGACACCCGGCACAGCTCCTCGCCGCTGGCCGGGTCCTGCACGGGGAAAGCTGCGGCCGTCTCCACCCATCGGCCGCCCACCAGGCCGCCCCGGCGCACCAGGGCGGCGGACAGAGCCCGGCTGGCGGCTCGCGCCGGCCCCGGGGCGAGCGGCGCGGGGCGCAGCGGGAAGCGgcggcgggcagcggcggcgcccCGCGGCAGGAGGGAGGCCATGGCCGCGCTCCGGCGACAGGCAGCGGCGCCCGGCACAGCTCCGGCACggcccgcccgcgccgccgcggAGGAGGAGCTGCCGAGGGGCTGGGCCAGAAGCGGCGTCCCGCCGGGGCACGGCAGCCCGTGGCACCGGGCCAGGGGCGACCGGTCTGCCCGGGCAGGGTGGGAGCGTAGCCGAGGAGGACTGGGAGCGGGAGGGGGCTTCTGCTTTCCGGAGCCTCGTGTCCCGCGCCCCATCGAGACCCCCGCTCCGTAGGGAGAGGGGAAGCCTAGAGTCAGAGTATCCTGTGTTGGAGGGAACACACAGGGATCATcgaagtccaactcctggccctgcacagcacacgCCAGgtgtcacaccatgtgcctgagggcgttgtccaaatgcttcttgaagtGTGTCAGGCTTGGTGGCCTAACCGCTTccttggggagcctgttccagtgccaaagcacctctgggtgaagaaccttccCCTAatacccaaaccaaaccactagtgacacagcttcatgccattccctcgggtcctgtcactgatcactacagagatcagtgtctgcccctcctcttcccttcgTGAGGAAGTTGCAGACTGTGATAAGGTTTCAGGgctctcagtcttctccaggTTAACTTATGCAGGAGCACTGGCCCGTGGGAGCCCTGGGCCACTGGGTCCCATGACAGCTGGTGAGTCTCTGGCACAAGGGCCATGCAAAGCCCTGCCCAGTGCCACCATCTCGCTGGGGACTGGTGTGGCTGTGCCACATGCATGAAGGGTGGCTGGGAAATGCAGGGTGTCCAGCTTTTGCAGCCAGAAGTTCATAGCAGTACACTTGACAGGAGTGCTTCCGTGAGTCTCCCACATATCAGCTGGGCTTTCAATACTGACCATAAGACGCAGACTTAAGTGCACAATATCCTATCAGCTCACCAAAGATTATGAATTTGTATCACCTGCAATCAGGAGCTAGTGTTTTTGTATTGTATTAATAGTGCTTTGGCAATTTGCGttaatttcttttgtgaaaTGGGATGTAGTTGCTGTAAGGCAAGCACACCATGAGCTGGACAAACTCTTGAGAGGATACTCTTTGCCTTGCTGTTGGATTTAACAGAAgtctcactgctgctgtgcagtgatACACTGATTATACTGCTCAAATCCCAGAGATATTACAGAGTTCAAGTGGGGAGAATACCcacagtttatttctttttttatataaatcaCTTTATTTGCAGTTAAAGAAAGCATTGATATAAAATAGCCTTTCAAATTTGGCAGTTGTTTGCTTGCTGTGTCAGCAATATGTGTGAAAGAAAAGGCATGCTCGGTAACCTACATTTCAAAGGTCACAGTGCTACTGCTCCAGGCTTCTGAAATCCACAGTTGGAGCCAGCATCATGGTTGGTCTGAAGATTTGGTCTGTCTCGCTGATTATACTCTACCATTTCTGTCAAAGATGTATTCCATGTGGAATTTCAACACATGTTGAAATAGGTAAGACTTAttcaaaatggattttcttgtgttttgaatttcttgTGAAGTAAATTCAGATtcagctggaaagcagagggaggaaATAATGTTAAAGTAATGAGCAGtctacataattttaaaaatatgaataacaGGATAAATAAGCAGTTTGATCTTGGAGTTTGaatttttactggttttgtaAGTAAAATGCTTGAATTGACTTGGATtgcatatttttccatttcctaaGACGCAGGCATTATGCAACTGGAATGTTTTTGTCTGTGAGTCCTATGCAGACAGAGTTTggtttggagaaagaaaaggagtgcTTTAGGCAAATTGTGGGGTTGttgtatttaaattaaagaataaCACAAGTCCTTTGTGGAAACCCTGTTTTTAAATCACTCTGTATTAATTATGCCATACCTGCACAAGTAGGTAAAATTCTGTAATGTGTTTCTGTTGTAACTAACATCACaaaaattttgttctgtgtctgtttctgGTAGGTTGCTCTCTGTAGCCTAGATTTGTAGTGAATGAAGGAGAGAACTGAGTGAACATCAAAatggagaaatatttctgttttgaatttcttgtttgcctgtgctatttttaaaatcttgtttctTCCGCAGTTTTGTGAGCACAAACACGAACAATGTGAGGTTATTCTGAGTTACTCATAATAATTGACAGTTTAAGTTGTTtgttcttctggttttgtttctaaatCCATTGCTCAAACAGATGGTAAAATGTAGGATGTTGCCTTTATTCAGGTAATTTTCTCAGACTTAATGTACTGAATACCATACATGCAACTTTGAACAATGTGAAGACTGGGATTATTCATGGTGTTTGAGACTGGAGTGTGTTTCCTTACTGAGTGTTTTACCCATGGTCAGCATCCTGGAACAATTTGCTTTTCCTAACAATGTGTCAAGAAACCCATAATAATCTGTAGGAGATGTCACACTGCCTGAGGTTAGTGCAAGCTCAGGGCTCTAATTACCGAGCATGAGCTTCTGAGGACTTGAAATAGCAGATTTGCCAGAATAGagtgtgtttgaaaaaaaaaaaaaatctgcaaagagATGCTTACAGATCTGTCCCAAAGcagtcattttttttcattttctgatcaAGAGAGCATGTTGCAGAAAACTTgtgtttatataaaataaagatcTTGGTTGTCTGAGGAGTTGTGCGTACACTGAACCATTGGGTTATAGTTTACAAGAAGTTTTATCCATGTGTTGGAAAATTACATTAAACTGTGATCAGCTCTGATGCTGCTAAAATGAGTGCTCTTATTGTTGTTCACATAAAAGTCTATGATGataagatgaaaatatttccaaaattcaaatgcagtactccaggaaaacaaaaccaaacaaacaaaaagaaaacaaaacaaaaaaacaaacaaaaaaaaccaaccaaacaaaaacccaaacaacaaaccatAGAAAGGAATTCCTGTCACTCAAAGCCAGCACCAAAGAAATCCTGGACAGAGTTTTGAATGTACTTTTAAAATGGTGAAAAGCTCTGCCAAGCACACTGAACACGATCAGCATTCTGAACAGGCAGtgtcctgtgctgtgtcctACTTGCATGATTGTGCCTGGAGGCAGATCCGAGTGGGGAAGCTCTTCGCCCTAGGGGTTCCGGTCAGACTTGTGAGGCTCTGTTGGACCGTGGGGATCTGGCATAAAATTCCTTGTGAAGGTGGAGTTGTAGAGCCTGGGCCCACTTGAGTAGTGAGAGAAATGCAGGGGAGGTGTGaggcagaaaaagcaaactGCCAAACTGAGGCTCTCCCACGCTGGAATCAGAGATGTGTGTAGAAATGTCTGATCCTTAAAATTTTAGAGTATTACTTActattttgttgctgtttctctTCTGGTGCAAGGCTGGTCTTTAAGGTATCTTATTTGTATAAGGATGATTTAGATTATTGAGTAAAATTCAAAGTGAAAGATCATTCAAACCTCCACAGTTTTGTCTAGATCTTATTCCAGAATAGTAATGAATTGTTTTGGATTTGGTGGGTGGGGggaggtttttctttgtttgttttgttgttcggttttttggggcttttttgtgaTGTGGTGTATTTGGTAAGGGACAAATTAATCTTTGAAAATAGCTTTAGAGGAGATGTTGAGTATTTTTAGAATAGTGTCAATAGATTATTCCTGGGATCTAATATTAATTAGGAGACCTCATTAAAGAAAAGGATGTAATTTCGTTTCATTCACTTGTTATGCCAGCTAAATAAAGATTTTGGCAGTAAGAATATCTGCCAATTCAGTTAATAAGTAGTGTTATTTACCTTGCTTATTTACCTTTagatttttattacttttcatgcatgttaaaaattaatcaaactGTTAAGCACGCACATTGATTCCCAACATACCTTTTTCACTGTTAAGGGCAACAATGAAGCTTGAGTACAGTACAACTAAAACTTTATGGTCCACGCTTTACATGTGCTGGGTATGGTCTGTCACTTCACTGCTGTGGCTCATTTCTGGACATGGGGAGTTCATTTCCCTGTGATTTCAGCTTGGTTGGTCAGCTTGGGAGCTAGGGATTAGAGAGAGACTGAAGATGTGCCACAGAAAGAGCACTTCCTTACTAACTCCCTAGGTGAGAAAACACACCCTCTCACAGGTAACCAGTTCTGTGAGAAATGGTGTTTCATGCACGTGGTGCTTGGCTTAGGTATGAAAATGTGGTGTCTTCTGGTTCTGCTAGTGATTCTAACAAAACATGGGCCTGGACACAATACCTATAAATCAACACTTCAATATATTGTTTTTCAGCACATAGAGCTCTGGAATTTTTCATTAAGCATGAAGGGAGTGTTAATTATAGACAGGTAGGAAGcatattatttcttaattttgtatACCTATcttctgaatgtttttctttctgtcttcttgCCTTTCTTTATTATTCTCAGTATTGTGTGTGTCAATATTGTGCCCAGActgtatttttaccttttttgttattaaaaataatttgactcTTTTGGAAtattattacagaaataaagcaattatacaaatgtgtgtatatatatactttGTGTGGCTTCTTGCATGTTTTCCTATCTTCTTTAGTCATATTCTATGTGAACAGTTGTATTAGAAGAATCAGTAGAGGACTTTGGGAAAGCAGATTTAATGAAACTAATAACAGCAAAATGACAGCAAGGTTTTGTGCACCACATGGTATACCAAgatactaattgtattttgctggcTGTTTAGAATGCTGACAGTAAAATGTAGTTTGTGCTATGCAATAGCAttctgattcctttccccctccaatCCTTTCCCCAGTTATTACTAAATCACCAAGATGCTTTTCAGGCTGGAAGCATTTATCCTGATGCCTTTTATCCTCCAATCTGCAAACATGGTAAGAGAAGCTTTATAAGTCCAATGTTATAACAATCACATTTTTATGTGGAAATTTTACAGAGTTTAGTGGGTTGAAAATGATTACGTTGTAAGAAATGAAGTGTGGACAAAAATGCTTTCCTGCAAAAACTATCCACCATTTTTGTTAGAGCCTTTTTATATAACTTCATAATGAAATAATACATTTGAAAGTGTTTTAGAAAGTAACTCTTGggtaaatttaattatttaatgggTAGGATAATTTGATAGAAGGATGCTGTTTGACTAAATTAGGTCAGATTACTGAGTACAGAGAGgacaaaattatgttttttttataaatcttAGGGAAGGCCTAAagttatttctgtatttgaaattaCTAGTTTCTATCAGATCAGTCAAAAAGAGGATTAGGACAATCTAAAAATCCCACAGCAGTGAAATAGTGTAGGACTTGGTGGGGGGTGGGTGGGCAAGTGTTAATAACATCCCagtttaaagcctttttttcccagagtgCAGTCTTTTGACTTTACTCTTCTTGTTAGAAATTAATGTCAGTCTTAATTTTGCTGCTTGCAGATCAAAAGACTGCACTACAAAATTAGCACCCTCTTGCAATAGCTGTAAAAAATATGTCTTGACTTGCAAGTGGTCCCCTGATTTTTCAGCTCTGAAAGGTCAGCTCTTGATCATAATCAGCTTCTTCAGCAACATTAGAGCTATAAAACAGCCAGCTAGGCCTTACTGTAGGATATTTGCTACTGAAAGGGTAAATCTGGATAGTGAGCAGTTAGCAAATGGGATAAAGATCCTATCCTCCAGCTACAAGGTTGTTTAGGCAGATACCAGAGACAGGGCAGTGGTAAGTACTTTGTGTGAGGATATGTGGCCTTACTGGCTTCAATATTGTTGAGATATTACTGGAAGTTTAAAGTATTGGAAGTAGCTTATTTTAGTGGGCCAAGCAAATTCCATGAAATTTGAGGGATAGTTAGGATCTTTGTTTGGTTTAGAGCCAAATCACAGTTGCAACCAAAGTTCTCATTTTTCTCAGAGGTTGTTGATGCTGCCTGTTGGTTATGCCAACTTCAGGCTGCTTGGTTGCTATCCTGATATGCTCAGTTCACATCCAAATCACCTCTCTGTTCTGGCATTTAATACTGGTTTTGTCTTCTGTCACTCATCGGGTCATTTGTTTCGGTTTTCTGCCTGGCGCTTCCAGCTTCTTGTCCCAAACCTCAGTCTTGCTTTCCTAGTTTTCGTGACTGatgttttcctgggatttttttcgGTTTCTACTTCAGCGTGGTTATATCTATCTACCTCGTTTTTCCCTTCTAACTGTTTTGACCTGTCTTATACCTGGTCAGAGCTTCTCTATCTGCAGTATCCAGTCCTCATTCCTTCACTAACGTTGGAGTCCGTCTTGCCTTAATAGAGTTGGACCACTTGTCAGCAGTTTCCTTAGTCAATATGGAAGAAATAGGTACCTCTTCAGACCTGAGCAGTTTTAACTGAGTGTGACAAGATCAAGACCAAGTCATCCAG belongs to Vidua macroura isolate BioBank_ID:100142 chromosome 1, ASM2450914v1, whole genome shotgun sequence and includes:
- the ALDH5A1 gene encoding succinate-semialdehyde dehydrogenase, mitochondrial is translated as MASLLPRGAAAARRRFPLRPAPLAPGPARAASRALSAALVRRGGLVGGRWVETAAAFPVQDPASGEELCRVSDCGAAEARAAVRAAHEAGGAWGRLPAKERSARLRRWYELMMENKEELAWIITAENGKPLKEAQGEIAYSASFLEWFAEEARRIYGDVIPASGKDRRVLVLKQPVGVAAVITPWNFPSAMITRKVGAALAAGCTVVVKPAEDTPLSALALGELANQAGIPAGVYNVVPCSRQQTAAVGEVLCTDPLVSKISFTGSTATGKILLKHAAGTVKRVSMELGGHAPFIVFDSANVDQAVAGALASKYRNSGQTCVCTNRFLVQKGIHDEFVEKFAKAISQELHVGNGFDAKTTQGPLINEKAVEKVEKHIKDAVSQGASVVTGGKRHNLGKNFFEPTLLTNVTTKMLCTQEETFGPLAPVIRFETEAEAVAIANAANVGLAGYFYSQDPAQIWRVAEQLEVGMVGVNEGIISSVECPFGGVKESGLGREGSKYGIDEYLEIKYICFGGL